The following DNA comes from Chiloscyllium plagiosum isolate BGI_BamShark_2017 chromosome 12, ASM401019v2, whole genome shotgun sequence.
CCTTTATATTGGGTGCTAATTTTCACCTTGTATGAATTTTCATTGCTGCTTTTTGTTGTTCTATGATCAACATCTTTTACATTCTCTGTTATATCTCTCTGTCTGTGTTTTGCTTCTCTTTccaattccaacattttctctttgtcTTCCCTTTCTCTATCTGTCCTTTCTCTttttgccctctctctctctgacctctctctCCCCGAACTCTCCCTCTCAGACCGTGCTCTCCctgagctctctctttctctctctgaccacTCTCTCCCTAAcccctctcttcctctttctgacCTTTCTCTCCCTaaccactctctttctctctctgaccacTCTCTCCCTgagctctcactttctctccctggCCTCCCTCTTGCTCTCACCAACTTCTCTCTCCCtgagttctctctttctctttctgatctctctctcccggacccctccatctctctctctgatctctctctttcCATAACCCCTCTTTCTGCTGTCATTGATTCCTCCATATTTTGATCTTCCATCTCTTCGTCTGTTTCATCTCTTTGCATCTGAATTAGTCTCAGTTCCTCTTCTATTTTCCTCAGTCTTCCTTGAATAAGACTCTCTTTCTTAGAAATCTCAACATCTATGTTGATTCTGTCATTTTGCTGACTGTTTTGGAGCTCTCTGGTTTCCAGCCCTTTACTGAAGGTTGAATTATTACATTGGCTGCTCCTTTGATGGGGTTGGACTGGAGATGTTGAATCTTCTGATGTTCTCAGCTCCATACCCCGCTCCCTGCTCCTTAACTGTGACCAGTTGGACTGACATTTGCTTCTTGGTGCTTTAGGTGGTGATGGTCTGAATGTAACAGCTGGCCACATGGGGGCATCCAAATGTATTAAACTCCTCCAGTCAGGAGTCTCTCCTTCAGAGTTTAAGACGTTGCTGAGTCCTGAGTGTCTCCGATCGATGGGCCTCAGAGGGTGAGCTCTGTCAATGCCAGCGCTCCTTTTGCCTTGTGGACCGAGAGTAACCTGGGTCCATCCTAAATCCTGATCCTCTGACATTGGAGATTGCACATGTGACCCATCAGCTGAAAGTTGCTCAGAGATTCCGGGATTTCTGTAGGATCCCGAGTGAGCTTCCACGAGGTAGGTCGTTCGAAGGCGATACAGAGCTTCCTGATACTGCTGTTTGTAAATGGCCATGAGCTTCACCTGTTTCTCTCGCTCCAGTTTCTGTTGGATCTGACATTTCAGTAAGTCCAGTTTAGTTTGAGGTGTCGCAAACGGCATATCATGGCCACCCTGACTGATGGGCGGGAGCTTCCTTGAAGATTTATTTTTGCCATAAGGGGATAAAGGATCAATCTGAAGATAAGGACCCATTTCCCAACAAGCCATTAACATGCCCTGGAGCCTGCAgaaaaaacaatttaaatggcACATCAGAATTAACCAGGAGACAGTTAGAACTTAACCATTATCAGGAAGTTACTTCACGACAAAACAAGATATAATCGAAGTTTCTAGCAAAGACAATAAAACAACTGTGGGGATTTATGATTCTTATCAACTGGATGAATAAACCTGGCCAAAGTGGTCTCAAAGGTGGGTTTATAGAATATTTTTGCAACAGAATCCAAAATGCTACAAAACTAACAAGAATCACACtattttgggagaaagtgaggactgcagatgctggagatcaaaattgaGTGtagggctggaagaacacagcaggtcgggcagcattcgaggagcaggagaatcaacgtttcgggcataagccagcccttcatcaggaaacgatgcttatgcccgaaacattaattcttctgctcctcgaatgctacctgatctgctgtgcttttccagcaccacattaatctagactctgatttccagcatctgcagtcctcactttcttcaagaaTCTTAAAACCAGTGATTGAGGTATGAGGGGATAACTGGCAAAGATTGATTGGGTAAAAACACTGAAGTGCATCACAGCAAGTAGACAGTGGGAAAATAGTTAAagaaattgttcaaaatgttcaCAAAAAATACATTGCAATGAAAGCAAAACCTCATCAGGAAAGGCACATTCAGGAAAGTTGAGGACAATATTAGATTAAAAAAAGAGCCTAGTGCAAAGTATAGTCACAACATTGAGATTGGAGAATGTTTTATAAACCAGCAAAGGATAACCAAAAGTTGATTAGAAGAGTACTATCCAGAACTATAAAAACTGGTTGTGAAATGtttcacaagtgaataaaaggaggagagtagctaaagtaaatgttCAACCTGAGAAATGGAGATATTATAGATCATGGGGAAATAACAGAGACGTTGAACAAtaattttgcatctgtcttcacattgagtaaatttagggagatacagatttttaattagtaatgcgTTGAGGAGTTATGGAGACCAGGGCAGGAACGTGGAGTTTAGgccaaggtgagatcagccatgaacatatcaaatggcagagtagacacaagcagactgaatggcctcctcctgctccttgttctcaTGTTCTTGTGAGACACTGAGGTCTTTATGGGTTCAGCTCCAATCTCAGCACCCCCCTTCATTTCTGACCTGAAGAGGGTCCCAGTAGATCCTCCCTGATTCCTCGCTTTCCTTTCATTCTCCCATCTTGCATCTTTCTTGACGTTTATGGGAGTAGAGGggaaaatgtttaatttcatgGATCAGCTCATCATCAGCTATTACTGTGTCTGCCAGctgcctaactattctaatcccatttgccagcacttggcccatggccttgtatgtcttggcattgcaagtgtgcATCTAAATACTCCAGCCCCCTTACacgcagtgagttccagattcccactaccctctgggtgaaatattTTTTTCCTCACTTCTCTAAAttttctgccccttaccttaaatctatgctccctcATCTCTGATCCCTCCACCTTGGGtttctaaccttaaccctaaccctattgcaggtttcctgtttattatttttatgcCCTTTAtacttttatacatctcaatcttctctgctgtgAGGAAAGCAACTCCAGTCTTCAACATGAAATTGAATTTCTGGAAGAAGTGATGTTTTTAATTCCTCCAAGAGAGAAATCTTCCCATGAAATAGATCCATGGTATGCACTCTCAAAACCCATATCCAATGGTCAAAGGTGTTTGCGTTATCATTTCCAATTCAATGTGGATGTGTCCTGGCTATATCCTCATGCTTCAAAATGTTTGCCTGTGTGCATCAGCAATTAACTCACAGAATaacctttttaaaacagtgacatAACCTATAAAAACCTCAGATTGTGATGCATGAATATCACAAGCTCTTCTTGTCAACCTGCTTTGCTGGTACCTTCAATCACTttatttaggaaggatgttgtgaaatttgaaagggcttagaaaagattaacaaggatgttgccagggttgggatatttgagctatagggagagactgaataggctggggctattttccctggaatgttggaggctgaggggtgatcttataaaggtttataaaatcatgaggggcacggataggataaatagacaaattcttttccctggggtagcggagccaaaattagagggcataggtttagggcgagaggggaaagatataaaaggggcctaaggggcaactgtttcactcagagggtggtacatgtatggaatgagctgccagaggaagtggtggaggctggtacaattgcaacagttaagggGCATCTGGacagtatgtgaataggaagggtttactgGGATGtgtgccaagtgctagcaaatggactagattaggttaggatatctggtgggcatgggcgagttggaacaaaggttctcatagaagaatcatagaaaccttacagtgtggaaacaggctgttcagcccaagtccgcattgaccctctgaagagtatcccaccttgacccatttccctaccctattactctacatttacccctggttaagcacctaacctacacatccctgaacactatgggtaatttagcatggccaattcacctaacttgcacatccttggactgtgggagaaaaccggagcacccggaggaaacccacgctgacacagggagaatgtgcaaactccacacagacagtcgcctgaggctggaatcaaacccgtgtccctggtgctgtgaggcagcagtgctaaccactgagttactgtgTCGCTCCATTtgcttccatgctgaacatctctgtgcctctatgactctttttAATTTGCTACATTATCAAACCATAGAATGCTTCCACTTGTCTCCACAGCCCTAACCCAGCCTGAGCAAGGCTTTTGGACTTTTGCTTATGGTTTGGTTTCTCATCAGAATATTTGTCTGCACCTGACATCTCATTAAAGCTGGTATTTTTTTCATAGAAATGTAGAGCATAtaaagatagaaacatagaacatagaaacatagcacATAGAAACATagcacatagaaacataggacatagaaacataggacatacaacacagacacatagaatgtagaaacatagaatgtagaagcatagaacatagagcatagaaacatAGTACATataaacatggaacatagaaacatgtaacacagaaacagaaaataggaacatagaaacataggacatagaaacatggaacatagaatatagaacatagaaatataaaacgtaacatagaatatagaaacataaaacattacggcgcagtacaggcccttcggccttcgatgttgcactgacctgtgaaaccaatctgaagcccatctaacctacactattccattctcatccatatgtttatcctatgaccatttaaatgcccttaaagttggtgaatctactgctgttgcaggcagagcgttCTACACCCCTattaccctctgagtaaagaaactccttctgacatttgtcctatatctatcacccctcaatttgaagctataaaattgtgggcggcacggtggcacagtggttagcactgctgcctcacagcgcttgagacccgggttcgattcccgcctcaggcgactgactgtgtggagtttgcacgttctctccgtgtctgcgtgggtttcctccgggtgctccggtttcctcccacagtccaaagatgtgcaggtcaggtgaattggccatgctaaattgcccgtagtgttaggtaaggggtaaatgtaggggtatgggtgggttgcgcttcggcggggcggtgtggacttgttgggacgaagggcctgtttccacactgtaagtaatctaatctaatctaatctaaaaaattgaggggtgatagatataggacagatgtcagaagtagtttcagtttttctctcttttgcaATTCTACTCCCATATTGATAACTCAAACACAACTAACTGCAATAACTTGGTTCCTGAAACAACTGGTCCCTTACATTTCTATCACTCCTGATTGTTACACCTCAGCTGTCTCAGCTTGCTTAACTTTTGCAAGCAACTCTACCTTTAACAGCTTTGTCAATTTCACCAGCCTAGCTTTCATTAAATATTGTAAAACAGTCACAGGTAGTTCCTGCACCTGACAGAATGTTCTAGCCATTTCTAATATTGTTTTGATTTGCTGAGAAATCTGGTGCCTCTCTTTTTATCCTTTACCAATTTCTATTACTCCATGTCCAATTTCATGTTGTTTGCATCTAAGATCCCACGCTGAGCTTCCAAATGATGTTCCAGCTGGTACAGGAGGTGCAATCAAATTCCACTACCTCACTGGTCACATAAAGGGTtcctgtggtacagtggtagtatccttCCTCTGAGCAAGGACACTTGGGTTCAAGTTGGTCCCTTGCTCCAGAGGTCTGTAATACATCTCTGTAATACATTTCTGTAATacttctctgaacaggttgatgaggaaatattttcaagaaggtatATCCAGGAGGCTTCTTTAATGAACTCAAAATAATCTGTTTATTTTGACCAGACTTCATTCTCTGGTTAACACGAGCTATATATATTCCCCcaatctcacacacaaacacagtcacACAGCTCAAAAAGAcaagagtctagatcagagtggtgctggaaaagcacagcaggtcaggcagcatccgaggagcaggaaaatcgacctttcaggcaaaagcccttcatcaggaatcagattcctgatgaagggcttttgcccgaaacattgattttcctgctcctcggatgctgcctgacctgctgtgcttttccagcaccactctgatctagactctgatttccagcatctgcagtccttgtttttacctcaaaagGACAAGTCCCTGCAGAGATAAcagttttataaaacaaaaagcaaaaagagGAAAAGGCCCCCTATGAACCAAGGGTCTGGAAACAAAGGATAGAAGGTGATGACTTCTCACATCCACTGGATTTCCTGTCAACAATGTTGAAGTATGGACAGTTGTAGACTGATGGTGGAACTTCACTTCTGATTGCAAGCAACCTTTGGGTTCAAGTTTTTGGAAATTGGTCACAGTTGATCTCTTAAGGTTTTACAATGTATTCAGAAATAATGGTATTTGGAAATTTTTATAAGGTTCCCAGGAAGAGAGTTTGAGTAAATTTTGAGAGTTtgataaatgaaacatttgagagcaagataaagaaaaagaaagaagcatgtgTTAGGTTCAACACATTAAAAACaagggaggccttcaaaaatccAGAGAGAGTAGgaagttagtgagttttgagaagatttgtagctcagggtaaggttctggatgtaagtttgcttgctaagctggtaggttcattttcagacgtgttgtcactatgctaggtaacatcatcagtgagcctccggtgaagcactggtggtatggcctgctttctatttatgtgtttaggtttccttgagttggtgatgtcatttcctgttcctttcctcagtgggtggcaaatgggatctaagtcagtgtgtttgttgatagagttccggttggaatgccatgcttcgaggcaTTTTTGTGCGTGTCTcagtttggtttgtcctaggatggatgtgttgtcccagtcgaagtggtgtccttcctcatccatatgtagggatattagtgagagtgggtcatgtcttgtGGCtcattggtgttcatgtatcctggtggctagttttctttctgtttgtccaatttagttttgctcattgtccgTATAGGATCCTTTAAgtgcattagctgctgttttagtgtgttggtgggtttgtggtttaccatgatgccaagaggtctgaggagtctggcagtcatttctgagatgtctttgatgtaagggagagtggctagggtttctggatatgttttgtctgcttgtttgggtttattgctgagaaattggcggactgtgttcattggggacccattctttttgaatacacggtataggtgattttcctctgctgtgcctacttcctctgtgctgcagtgtgttttggCTCATTAACATAATGTTGTAATGCGATAGTGTAGGAAGTTGCTTAAACTGGAAATGAAGAGAGCATAAAagggccatgaaatatctttggccaATGGGATTAAGGAAAAACCCAAGACTTTCTCTAAGTATATTAAGCACAAGAGGATTACCAGGAAAAGAATGGGacctattagagaccaaaggggTAACCTGTGTGCATGGAGCCTGTGGACATGGGTGagtcttaaatgaatacttctcatctgtattcatagCGAAGAAGGACATTGTAAGTGCAGATTTCAGTTGGGGTGGTGCAATTCTGGAACATGTTTGGATTAATGAGGAGATATTAGATGTTTTAGTGAGCATAAAAGTATTCATCACCCAAAGGGTGTAGGAGGGCATATGGATGGCAGGGAcccttgcaacatttaagcatctggatgagtagtTACAGGTAAATGGGTTGATGTTTGtaggtcagcatagacatggtgggccaaagaacctgttcTGCATGACTCAATGAACTTCTACTGAGCAAATAATGCCAGGAGAGAGACTTTCAGCTTCTGAGGTGTCTACTGTCTCTACCTggatttgtaaaacaaaattccaaTTGTAGAAATTGTCACTAGGTAACTTCACATAATGGCTCTCTGATCTTTTTAAAGTGAGGTTTTCCATTATGAAAGGCAATAAACCCTATCTCATCTCTTTGCAAGCTTTGCAGAGCTGTTTTCTACGAAGTCACATGATGTTTCTGCAAACAGGAGGTGGCTTACAGCCCACAACTCTCCTCAATGAAACCCTTTCCAAAACAGAAATCTCCAAACTGTTCCATATCTTCCAAGTTTTCCACATAGTCCATAAATATCATTACATATTTGTaacatttctcattcctggaaccatttttgtaaatcaCCTTTCCACTCTCTCCACGACATTAACATCCTTTCAGAAGTGTGGTGCCATATCTACACACAACGCCCCAGCTGAATTCTAAAAAGTGACTTA
Coding sequences within:
- the LOC122554870 gene encoding zinc finger CCCH domain-containing protein 13-like; its protein translation is MLMACWEMGPYLQIDPLSPYGKNKSSRKLPPISQGGHDMPFATPQTKLDLLKCQIQQKLEREKQVKLMAIYKQQYQEALYRLRTTYLVEAHSGSYRNPGISEQLSADGSHVQSPMSEDQDLGWTQVTLGPQGKRSAGIDRAHPLRPIDRRHSGLSNVLNSEGETPDWRSLIHLDAPMWPAVTFRPSPPKAPRSKCQSNWSQLRSRERGMELRTSEDSTSPVQPHQRSSQCNNSTFSKGLETRELQNSQQNDRINIDVEISKKESLIQGRLRKIEEELRLIQMQRDETDEEMEDQNMEESMTAERGVMERERSEREMEGSGRERSERERENSGREKLVRARGRPGRESESSGREWSEREREWLGRERSERGREGLGREWSERERESSGRARSERESSGRERSERERAKRERTDREREDKEKMLELEREAKHRQRDITENVKDVDHRTTKSSNENSYKVKISTQYKGKELTEDSFDGGSSDEYSDHSNPFANYKEIANEEKNDTKDDTDHTAQYSNSVENERTEWDGHYSPEEKAHCPFCGRRFVLDRLDTHTEICKKVYKRKRKVYDSAQKRAKGTDLENYQCSHKVIPAPRVNWKVRHDAFIRMLHAAQQAELEIYRGKKQAIAAASPSVNSDYVQCPHCSRRFEPNVAQSHIPKCKTLRSRPTPPKR